One part of the Trichoplusia ni isolate ovarian cell line Hi5 chromosome 2, tn1, whole genome shotgun sequence genome encodes these proteins:
- the LOC113504148 gene encoding uncharacterized protein LOC113504148 — protein MAEACRFGNHNIESKTSNNQDENFCIIHVLCVFISLVTILADLTTDIIVFAEYCKDGHLYWALGTLIFIVTPNVLINIFSIRWFVSDQKSSLRHWITHICLVGLLERYIIFLRKVFVCKNLESIKTHKLISQRNDLSLLHFLYIFIGTVPQIILQTYAVVTLDENYYTKVFALTASIASVIWGCATYIYSITAFSNENFSWNSLILKLLWHFGMLIGRIPGILLFAIIFGIWTLIPLGLHWSAMTFWIVVQKTTFCPNKLEETLYNVVMGFVYCFCYINLREGHTRYRLMLFYTLMISQNFGSLFLYVLIADSERQRKSWSIAAAICIIFGTIIGICSMVLYYRYFHYTGPISWKNAVDDIELNNKVTAQESNNKREGTGLNHVRSFKSSSKNEKSDNSSSKDIPAEPTPRQDSENADKKFLLDHWIARSGSPTFTSAPIGNNSMDVSSVEFYTVENTPQTIIQDDDFKHKNNKKRAICSPTELTLKLSSMENLESSIDEITSSNLNLHKRRGICSSDALRDDLTNINLDVCNLINEEFMKMIKTDSSEISQDTDGSNKKTSSDSIDMDLDLSFSDINSSDINTFNENIVQKLCLSALKNIKVGNQDADIENIQRIALDILKEMYAKKDKNKNGIGTDLFPSKPRELDTPTEILSVHDYENICAVNIAREAWGLRSWNGYSDIENWLHDGSVVRDRRRDTLTSGSSEISSCISQDLKNAILAAPPFPKKPHTYSNVFVKFDRTNQDDYANTLVSHDDTFLAKPCMAEVSKDPNHLEPIMEELDDLGDIDPSSKKRLNSESSLVATIDEIRKSTVTNSPRNLYHRREHLWDSPKFNTSTKIDLKQALWKEPSKFDPSNIMESLPEKENCLNIAQRSKFETIKKDLNLSNSSQTSSDLNSTDSTVYNKNTRRRQKSNSNSVKIQGKKSNIKPEQNQQDLSNKDIDFLWQLVSGSSAPINCSDDCSSNKISTSLQSLIQKDTATMPVVNTSASKISNVKKGARSRPRRKFSILREKFEPRLNINSDEEILYRSCDISQPQTEANVVSVKNQFDAELGIRTLPRKQNYDNSCFVNSESDKLPTDVGSDLIMSKNIKEKRSIFMKQVLSPPKFNTKLRHKV, from the exons ATGGCGGAGGCTTGTAGATTCGGAAACCATAACATAGAAAGTAAAACATCAAACAATCAAGATGAAAACTTTTGTATCATTCatgttttgtgtgtatttataTCACTCGTTACAATATTAGCAGATCTTACGACAG atataATAGTATTTGCGGAATATTGTAAAGATGGTCATCTTTACTGGGCGCTCGGAACATTAATTTTCATAGTAACTCCTAATGTACTCATAAATATATTCTCGATTAGATGGTTCGTTAGTGATCAAAAATCGAGTTTACGTCATTGGATTACTCATATTTGCCTTGTTGGTTTATTAGAGAG ATACATCATATTTTTGCGAAAAGTGTTCGTGTGCAAAAATTTGGAGTCAATAAAAACTCATAAATTGATTTCTCAGAGAAACGATTTGAGTTTATTGcatttcttatatatttttattggtacGGTACcgcaaataatattacaaacttaCGCCGTAGTCACATTAGATGAAAATTACTACACGAAAg TATTTGCTTTAACTGCGTCAATCGCGTCAGTTATATGGGGCTGCGCGACGTATATTTACAGTATTACGGctttttcaaatgaaaactttaGCTGGAATTCGCTCATATTGAAGTTACTATGGCACTTTGGAATGTTAATTGGCCGAATACCGGGAATTTTATTATTCGCCATAATTTTTGGTATCTGGACACTGATTCCGTTAG GTTTACACTGGTCAGCAATGACTTTTTGGATTGTAGTCCAAAAAACCACATTCTGCCCAAACAAATTGGAAGAAACCCTTTACAACGTTGTAATGGGatttgtttactgtttttgcTATATTAATTTACGAGAAGGCCACACGCGATATCGTCTGATGCTTTTTTACACGTTGATGATATCGCAAAATTTTGGAAGCTTGTTTTTATATGTGCTAATAGCTGACTCTGAGAGACAAAGGAAATCGTGGTCTATTGCTGCAGCcatatgtataatatttggCACAATAATTG GCATTTGCTCCATGGTGCTATACTATAGATACTTTCATTATACGGGCCCAATTTCTTGGAAGAACGCGGTTGATGATATcgagttaaataataaagtaacagCACAAGaatctaataataaaagagaAGGTACCGGACTAAACCATGTTCGATCATTTAAAAGTTCCAGTAAAAACGAAAAATCAGATAACAGCTCAAG taaagATATCCCAGCTGAACCAACTCCCAGACAAGACAGTGAAAACGCTGACAAAAAGTTTCTTTTAGACCACTGGATTGCCAGATCTGGCTCACCAACATTCACGTCGGCGCCGATCGGTAATAATAGTATGGATGTTTCCAGCGTTGAGTTTTACACGGTAGAAAATACTCCACAAACTATTATACAAGACGAcgattttaaacacaaaaataataagaagcGTGCTATTTGTTCCCCGACAGAGCTGACTTTAAAGTTAAGCTCTATGGAGAATCTCGAAAGCTCGATAGACGAAATAACTTCTAGCAATTTAAACCTACACAAACGTAGAGGAATATGTTCTTCAGATGCGTTAAGAGACGATttaactaatataaatttaGACGTGTGTAATTTGATCAATGAGGAGTTTATGAAAATGATTAAAACAGACAGTTCCGAAATAAGTCAAGACACCGATGGCTCTAACAAAAAGACTTCGTCAGATTCCATCGACATGGATTTAGATCTAAGTTTTAGCGATATTAATAGCTCTGATATAAACactttcaatgaaaatattgtccaaaaattatgcttgagtgcactaaaaaacataaaagtaggAAACCAAGATGCGGACATTGAAAACATTCAACGTATAGCTTTAGATATCCTTAAGGAAATGTATGccaaaaaggataaaaataagAATGGTATAGGAACGGACTTGTTTCCGTCAAAACCTCGTGAGTTAGATACTCCAACAGAAATTCTATCAGTTCatgattatgaaaatatatgtgCCGTTAATATTGCTAGAGAAGCTTGGGGCTTAAGGTCATGGAATGGGTACTCAGATATCGAGAACTGGCTACATGATGGCAGCGTCGTAAGAGATCGCAGAAGAGATACGTTAACGTCTGGCAGTTCTGAAATCAGTAGCTGTATCTCTCAAGATTTGAAAAACGCTATCTTAGCAGCACCACCCTTCCCTAAGAAACCTCACACATATTCAAATGTATTCGTGAAGTTTGATAGAACAAATCAAGATGATTACGCTAATACCTTAGTATCTCATGACGATACCTTCTTAGCTAAACCGTGTATGGCTGAAGTTAGTAAGGATCCAAACCATTTAGAACCGATCATGGAAGAATTAGACGACTTAGGTGATATAGACCCTTCTAGCAAAAAGAGACTGAACTCTGAAAGTTCTCTTGTAGCGACTATAGACGAAATACGTAAATCAACAGTAACCAATTCTCCAAGAAATCTTTACCATAGACGAGAACATTTATGGGATTCGCCTAAATTTAATACATCGACTAAGATAGATTTAAAGCAAGCTCTTTGGAAAGAACCTTCCAAATTTGATCCAAGCAATATTATGGAATCGTTgccagaaaaagaaaattgcttAAACATCGCTCAAAGGtcaaaatttgaaacaataaaaaaagacctAAACTTGTCCAATAGTTCACAAACTTCATCTGATTTAAACAGTACAGACAGTAcagtttacaataaaaacacaagGCGACGTCAGAAGTCGAATTCAAATAGTGTAAAGATCCAGGGTAAAAAGAGTAACATTAAACCCGAACAAAATCAACAGGACCTATCTAATAAGGACATTGACTTTCTATGGCAGTTAGTGTCAGGGAGCTCTGCTCCCATTAACTGCAGCGATGATTGTTCCTCGAACAAAATTTCCACTTCTTTACAATCACTCATACAGAAAGATACTGCTACCATGCCTGTAGTAAACACATCAGCCTCGAAAATATCAAACGTTAAAAAAGGAGCAAGAAGTCGACCAAGGCGaaaattttccattttgagAGAGAAATTTGAACCTAGACTTAATATAAACTCAGATGAAGAAATACTATACCGATCATGTGATATAAGCCAACCGCAAACCGAGGCCAACGTCGTTAGTGTAAAGAACCAATTCGACGCAGAACTCGGAATAAGGACATTACCACGCAAACAAAACTATGACAACTCATGTTTTGTGAATAGTGAAAGTGATAAACTACCAACAGACGTCGGAAGCGACTTGAtcatgtcaaaaaatataaaggaaaaGCGGTCTATATTTATGAAGCAAGTTCTAAGCCCACCAAAATTTAACACTAAATTAAGACATAAGGTGTAA